Proteins from one Micromonospora sp. M71_S20 genomic window:
- a CDS encoding NADP-dependent oxidoreductase, with protein sequence MSTRNREIHLASRPQGWPTADNFRLVETEVPTPGPGQIVVRNRYVSVDPYMRGRMNDVKSYVPPFALDAPLDGGAVGEVVASEAEGVRPGDTVLHGLGWREYALLDARAARKVDPDLAPVTAYLSVLGMTGLTAYAGLLEVAGMKPGETVFVSAAAGAVGSLVGQIAKLRGAAHVVGSAGSAAKVERLRALGFDAAFDYHDGPVRDSLKAAAPDGVDVYFDNVGGDHLEAAISAMKVHGRAAICGMIAQYNDTEPPAAPRNLALLIGKRLTLRGFLVGDHNHLRDEFVREMAGWLRDGRVSYDETVVDGIENAPEAFLGLLRGENLGKMLVRV encoded by the coding sequence GTGAGCACCCGCAACCGCGAGATCCACCTGGCCTCCCGGCCCCAGGGCTGGCCGACCGCGGACAACTTCCGGCTCGTCGAGACCGAGGTGCCCACCCCCGGGCCGGGACAGATCGTGGTCCGCAACCGGTACGTGTCGGTCGACCCGTACATGCGGGGGCGGATGAACGACGTCAAGTCGTACGTGCCGCCGTTCGCGCTCGACGCGCCGCTGGACGGCGGGGCGGTCGGCGAGGTCGTGGCCAGCGAGGCCGAGGGCGTCCGGCCCGGCGACACCGTCCTGCACGGCCTCGGCTGGCGCGAGTACGCGCTGCTCGACGCGCGGGCCGCCCGGAAGGTCGACCCCGACCTGGCCCCGGTCACCGCCTACCTGAGCGTGCTCGGCATGACCGGCCTGACCGCGTACGCCGGGCTGCTGGAGGTCGCCGGGATGAAGCCGGGGGAGACGGTCTTCGTCTCCGCCGCCGCCGGCGCGGTGGGCAGCCTGGTCGGCCAGATCGCCAAGCTCCGGGGCGCGGCGCACGTGGTCGGCAGCGCGGGCTCGGCGGCCAAGGTCGAGCGGCTGCGCGCGCTGGGCTTCGACGCCGCGTTCGACTACCACGACGGGCCGGTGCGCGACTCGCTGAAGGCCGCCGCCCCCGACGGTGTCGACGTCTACTTCGACAACGTCGGCGGCGACCACCTGGAGGCGGCGATCTCCGCGATGAAGGTGCACGGCCGCGCCGCGATCTGCGGAATGATCGCGCAGTACAACGACACCGAGCCCCCGGCCGCGCCGCGCAACCTGGCGCTGCTCATCGGCAAGCGGCTCACCCTGCGCGGCTTCCTGGTCGGCGACCACAACCACCTGCGCGACGAGTTCGTGCGCGAGATGGCCGGCTGGCTGCGGGACGGCAGGGTCTCGTACGACGAGACGGTCGTCGACGGCATCGAGAACGCCCCGGAGGCGTTCCTCGGCCTGCTACGCGGCGAGAACCTGGGCAAGATGCTCGTCCGGGTGTGA
- a CDS encoding ABC transporter ATP-binding protein has translation MASRTSRDVLVRGLAVLGRAIREEPRIFAVAVSGSVLFGAMTVASAYVVGAVVGDVVVPAIERGAVGVGGLALAAVALFGISVLRVAGIFGRRLGAGYMQYRLQAAYRRRVTRRYLELPLSWHHRNATGTLLSNANSDVEAAWYPIAPLPFAVGTLVMLVGAVGSLFVTDWALALVGVAVFPALFALNVAYSRRMAPRQARAQRLRAEVSGIAHESFDGALVVKTMGREAQETDRFAARAGELRDSLVAVGRLRGVFDPMLETLPSLGTLAVLVVGAIRLRQGAISVAELISVAFLFTVLAFPVRAIGWVLAELPRSVAGWDRVRRVLDATGEMAYGDTTLDVTDPRPATLAFDGVRFGYEPAEAHLPGTEVLGDVSFTVPAGKTVALVGPTGSGKSTIAALAVRLVDPLAGTVCVDGVDVRRLTAASLAGTAALVAQVPFVFDDTVRANITLDRPGIGDDDVWAALRLAEADGFVAALPDGLDTRVGERGTSLSGGQRQRLTLARALAGRPRLLVLDDATSAVDPRVEAAILAGLRSSAGQAGPAASILVVAYRRATIALADEVVYLEQGRVLARGPHAELLATVPGYADLVTAYEQAEVDHTKDETYDEVAPLPSGLEIEVDR, from the coding sequence GTGGCGAGCAGGACAAGTCGGGACGTGCTGGTGCGGGGGCTGGCCGTCCTCGGGCGGGCGATCCGGGAGGAGCCGCGCATCTTCGCGGTCGCGGTGAGCGGCAGCGTGCTCTTCGGCGCCATGACGGTGGCCAGCGCGTACGTGGTGGGCGCCGTCGTCGGCGACGTGGTGGTGCCGGCGATCGAGCGCGGCGCGGTCGGGGTCGGCGGGCTGGCCCTGGCGGCCGTCGCGCTGTTCGGCATCAGCGTGCTGCGGGTGGCCGGCATCTTCGGCCGCCGCCTCGGCGCGGGCTACATGCAGTACCGCCTCCAGGCCGCCTACCGGCGCCGGGTCACCCGCCGCTACCTGGAGCTTCCGCTGTCCTGGCACCACCGCAACGCCACCGGCACGCTGCTGTCCAACGCCAACTCCGACGTCGAGGCCGCCTGGTATCCGATCGCCCCGCTGCCGTTCGCGGTCGGCACCCTGGTGATGCTGGTCGGCGCGGTGGGGTCGCTCTTCGTCACCGACTGGGCGCTGGCCCTGGTCGGCGTCGCGGTCTTCCCGGCGCTCTTCGCGCTCAACGTCGCCTACTCCCGCCGGATGGCTCCCCGCCAGGCCCGGGCCCAGCGGCTGCGCGCCGAGGTCAGCGGCATCGCGCACGAGAGCTTCGACGGTGCCCTGGTCGTCAAGACGATGGGCCGGGAGGCGCAGGAGACCGACCGGTTCGCCGCCCGCGCGGGTGAGCTGCGCGACTCGCTGGTGGCGGTCGGGCGGCTGCGCGGCGTCTTCGATCCGATGCTGGAGACCCTGCCCAGCCTCGGCACCCTCGCCGTGCTGGTGGTCGGCGCGATCCGGCTGCGGCAGGGCGCGATCAGCGTCGCCGAGCTGATCAGCGTCGCCTTCCTCTTCACGGTGCTGGCGTTTCCCGTACGGGCCATCGGCTGGGTGCTGGCCGAGCTGCCGCGCAGCGTCGCCGGCTGGGACCGGGTCCGCCGGGTGCTCGACGCGACCGGCGAGATGGCGTACGGCGACACGACGCTCGACGTGACGGACCCCCGCCCCGCCACCCTCGCGTTCGACGGCGTGCGGTTCGGCTACGAGCCGGCCGAGGCGCACCTGCCCGGCACGGAGGTGCTCGGCGACGTCTCCTTCACCGTGCCCGCCGGGAAGACCGTGGCCCTGGTCGGGCCGACCGGCTCCGGCAAGTCGACGATCGCCGCGCTGGCCGTGCGGCTGGTCGACCCGCTGGCCGGCACGGTGTGCGTGGACGGGGTGGACGTCCGCCGGCTCACCGCCGCCTCGTTGGCGGGCACCGCCGCGCTGGTCGCCCAGGTGCCGTTCGTCTTCGACGACACGGTGCGCGCCAACATCACGCTGGACCGGCCGGGCATCGGCGACGACGACGTCTGGGCCGCGCTGCGGCTGGCAGAGGCGGACGGCTTCGTCGCGGCCCTGCCCGACGGTCTCGACACGAGGGTCGGCGAGCGGGGCACCTCGCTCTCCGGCGGCCAGCGGCAGCGGCTCACCCTGGCCCGCGCGCTCGCCGGCCGGCCACGCCTGCTGGTGCTCGACGACGCGACCAGCGCCGTCGACCCGCGGGTGGAGGCGGCCATCCTGGCCGGGCTGCGCTCCTCGGCGGGGCAGGCCGGGCCGGCCGCGTCGATCCTGGTGGTCGCCTACCGGCGGGCCACCATCGCGTTGGCCGACGAGGTGGTCTACCTGGAACAGGGCCGGGTGCTCGCCCGCGGCCCGCACGCCGAGCTGCTGGCCACGGTGCCGGGCTACGCCGACCTGGTCACCGCCTACGAGCAGGCCGAGGTCGACCACACCAAGGACGAGACGTACGACGAGGTCGCCCCGCTGCCGTCGGGCCTGGAGATCGAGGTGGACCGGTGA
- a CDS encoding PLP-dependent aminotransferase family protein, with product MTSQVRGVQLARLLGQWHALPGRRRSPDYAALAGAVRGLLADGRLPLGVRLPAERELAEALKISRTTVTAAYRELRESGHLASRRGAGSWTMLPGTHRVASTGLWTPLDDRDMIDLGVAALAAPPELLPAARAAAEDLPRYLGGAGYHPTGIIELREAVARAYTDRGLPTSPDQIMVTNGTQHALDLVLRLALAPGGNVLVEAPSYPNALAALAARRARITTHGLAVEEPGWDADLLLGGLRQARPKLAYLIPDFQNPTGHLMPAALRERVVATAHAVGTDLVVDESFVDLPLDGTVLPPPTASFDRHSRVITIGGMSKPFWGGLRIGWVRASAPQVQRLAAARVGVDMASPVLDQLVAVHLLADAPGIVAARQAQLTVQRDALLAVLAQRLPEWRVTVPHGGVTLWAELDGPISSALARAAEEVGVRLAPGPRFGLDGTLERFLRLPFTLPAADLVEAVGRIAAVRYDLDRGGRSQWREPAVIA from the coding sequence ATGACGAGTCAGGTTCGGGGTGTCCAATTGGCCCGGCTCCTCGGTCAGTGGCATGCGCTTCCCGGTCGCCGTCGCAGCCCCGACTACGCCGCCCTGGCCGGTGCCGTACGCGGCCTGCTCGCCGACGGCCGGCTGCCGCTGGGCGTGCGGCTGCCCGCCGAGCGGGAGTTGGCCGAGGCGCTGAAGATCAGCCGGACCACGGTCACGGCCGCGTACCGGGAGTTGCGGGAGAGCGGCCACCTCGCCAGCCGGCGGGGCGCCGGCAGCTGGACGATGCTCCCGGGCACCCACCGGGTGGCGAGCACCGGCCTCTGGACCCCGCTGGACGACCGCGACATGATCGATCTCGGGGTCGCCGCGCTCGCCGCACCGCCCGAGCTGCTGCCGGCCGCCCGCGCGGCGGCCGAGGACCTGCCCCGCTACCTGGGCGGCGCCGGCTACCACCCGACCGGCATCATCGAGCTGCGCGAGGCGGTGGCCCGCGCCTACACCGACCGGGGCCTGCCCACCTCGCCCGACCAGATCATGGTCACCAACGGCACCCAGCACGCCCTCGACCTGGTGCTCCGGCTGGCCCTCGCCCCCGGCGGCAACGTGCTGGTCGAGGCGCCCAGCTATCCGAACGCGCTGGCCGCGCTGGCCGCCCGCCGGGCCCGGATCACCACCCACGGCCTGGCCGTCGAGGAGCCCGGATGGGACGCCGACCTGCTGCTCGGCGGCCTCCGGCAGGCCCGGCCCAAGCTGGCGTACCTGATCCCGGACTTCCAGAACCCGACCGGGCACCTGATGCCGGCCGCGCTGCGCGAGCGGGTGGTGGCCACCGCGCACGCCGTCGGCACCGACCTGGTCGTCGACGAGTCGTTCGTGGACCTGCCGCTGGACGGGACGGTGCTGCCTCCGCCCACCGCAAGCTTCGACCGGCACTCCCGGGTGATCACCATCGGCGGGATGAGCAAGCCCTTCTGGGGCGGCCTGCGCATCGGCTGGGTCCGCGCCTCCGCCCCGCAGGTGCAGCGGCTCGCCGCCGCCCGGGTCGGCGTCGACATGGCCAGCCCGGTCCTGGACCAGCTGGTCGCGGTCCACCTGCTCGCCGACGCGCCGGGCATCGTCGCCGCCCGGCAGGCCCAGCTGACCGTCCAGCGCGACGCGCTGCTCGCCGTGCTCGCGCAGCGCCTGCCCGAGTGGCGGGTCACCGTCCCGCACGGCGGGGTGACCCTCTGGGCCGAACTCGACGGGCCGATCTCCAGCGCGTTGGCCCGGGCCGCCGAGGAGGTCGGCGTACGCCTGGCGCCCGGTCCCCGCTTCGGCCTGGACGGCACGCTGGAGCGCTTCCTGCGGCTGCCGTTCACCCTGCCGGCCGCCGACCTGGTCGAGGCGGTCGGCCGCATCGCCGCCGTCCGCTACGACCTGGACCGGGGCGGCCGGTCGCAGTGGCGGGAGCCGGCGGTCATCGCCTGA
- a CDS encoding YitT family protein gives MAPIGNLRHRPARRLVQLFAGLVLYGVSMALMINSGLGLDPWDVFHQGLSELTGLSFGTVTIAVGALVLLLWIPLRQRPGLGTVSNVLVVGLVVDATLALLPAGGSLGVRAGMLLAGVVANGAATGLYLGARLGPGPRDGLMTGYVARRPGRSVRLVRTVIEVTVLALGWLLGGTVGVGTIVYALAIGPLTQAFLPLFTVPGPQDPAPGPVAPLPAA, from the coding sequence GTGGCACCGATTGGCAATCTCCGGCATCGACCCGCGCGGCGGCTCGTCCAACTCTTCGCGGGCCTCGTCCTCTACGGCGTTAGCATGGCCCTGATGATCAACTCCGGGCTGGGCCTGGACCCGTGGGACGTGTTCCACCAGGGCCTGTCGGAGCTGACCGGCCTCTCCTTCGGCACAGTCACCATCGCGGTGGGCGCGCTGGTGCTGCTGCTCTGGATACCCCTGCGCCAGCGCCCCGGCCTCGGCACGGTCAGCAACGTCCTGGTCGTCGGGCTGGTGGTCGACGCGACGCTCGCGCTGCTGCCGGCCGGCGGGTCGCTGGGCGTACGGGCCGGGATGCTGCTCGCCGGCGTCGTGGCCAACGGGGCGGCGACGGGTCTCTACCTCGGCGCCCGCCTCGGGCCCGGCCCCCGCGACGGCCTGATGACCGGCTACGTCGCCCGCCGGCCCGGCCGCTCGGTCCGGCTCGTCCGCACCGTCATCGAGGTCACGGTGCTGGCGCTGGGCTGGCTGCTCGGCGGGACGGTGGGCGTCGGCACGATCGTCTACGCGCTGGCCATCGGCCCGCTGACCCAGGCCTTCCTGCCGCTGTTCACGGTCCCCGGGCCACAGGACCCCGCCCCCGGCCCGGTCGCGCCGCTCCCCGCCGCCTGA
- a CDS encoding TIGR03085 family metal-binding protein gives MPRYARSEREALADLMQTLGPEAPTVNEGWSTRDLAAHLVLRERRPDAAGGILLPPLRGYSERVRLRVAARPWPRLLEQVRRPPVWSPVSNPVTDELANTLEFFIHHEDVRRARPGWLPRDLAAGLNAALWKRCAGLARLALRRFPADVFVQAPGYGELSVGRGGEPVRVVGAPGELALFLSGRQRVSRVQIDGPAAPAERLRGANLGM, from the coding sequence ATGCCGCGGTACGCCCGATCGGAGCGCGAGGCGCTCGCCGACCTGATGCAGACGCTGGGACCGGAGGCGCCGACGGTCAACGAGGGGTGGAGCACCCGCGACCTCGCCGCCCACCTGGTGCTGCGCGAACGCCGGCCCGACGCCGCCGGCGGCATCCTGCTCCCGCCGCTGCGCGGCTACTCCGAACGGGTGCGCCTACGCGTCGCCGCGCGCCCCTGGCCACGCCTTCTCGAGCAGGTGCGCCGGCCGCCGGTGTGGAGTCCGGTCAGCAACCCGGTCACCGACGAGCTGGCCAACACGCTGGAGTTCTTCATCCACCACGAGGACGTGCGGCGCGCCCGCCCGGGCTGGCTCCCGCGCGACCTGGCGGCGGGGCTGAACGCGGCGCTCTGGAAGCGGTGCGCCGGGCTGGCCCGGCTGGCGTTGCGCCGGTTCCCGGCGGACGTCTTCGTCCAGGCGCCCGGCTACGGGGAGCTCTCCGTCGGCCGCGGCGGCGAACCCGTGCGGGTGGTGGGCGCACCGGGCGAACTGGCCCTGTTCCTCAGCGGCCGGCAGCGGGTGTCCCGGGTGCAGATCGACGGGCCGGCGGCGCCGGCCGAGCGGCTCCGGGGCGCCAACCTGGGCATGTGA
- the hisF gene encoding imidazole glycerol phosphate synthase subunit HisF — protein MTVAVRVIPCLDVDAGRVVKGVNFLDLRDAGDPVELAAAYDRAGADELTFLDVTASSSDRGTMLDVVRRTAESVFIPLTVGGGVRQVADVDTLLRAGADKVGVNTAAIARPELIAEIADRFGRQVLVLSLDVRRAPGGGTPSGFEVTTHGGRRGTGLDAVEWARRGAELGAGEILLNSMDADGTKAGFDLELIGAVRRVVDVPVVASGGAGEVAHFAPAIGAGADAVLAASVFHFGELTVAEVKDALRGAGHPVR, from the coding sequence ATGACGGTGGCGGTGCGGGTCATCCCGTGTCTCGACGTGGACGCCGGTCGGGTGGTCAAGGGGGTCAACTTCCTCGACCTGCGCGACGCCGGCGACCCGGTGGAGCTGGCGGCGGCGTACGACCGGGCCGGCGCGGACGAGTTGACCTTCCTCGACGTCACCGCCTCCTCCAGTGACCGGGGCACCATGCTCGACGTGGTCCGCCGCACGGCGGAGTCGGTCTTCATCCCGCTGACCGTCGGCGGCGGCGTCCGGCAGGTCGCCGACGTCGACACCCTGCTGCGCGCCGGCGCGGACAAGGTCGGGGTGAACACCGCCGCGATCGCCCGCCCCGAGCTGATCGCCGAGATCGCCGACCGGTTCGGCCGGCAGGTGCTGGTGCTCTCGCTCGACGTGCGGCGCGCACCCGGCGGCGGCACGCCCAGCGGCTTCGAGGTGACCACCCACGGCGGTCGGCGCGGCACCGGGCTGGACGCGGTCGAGTGGGCCCGCCGCGGCGCCGAGCTGGGCGCGGGGGAGATCCTGCTGAACTCGATGGACGCCGACGGCACGAAGGCCGGCTTCGATCTCGAACTGATCGGCGCGGTGCGCCGGGTGGTGGACGTGCCGGTGGTGGCCAGCGGCGGCGCGGGCGAGGTGGCGCACTTCGCGCCGGCGATCGGCGCCGGCGCGGACGCGGTGCTTGCCGCCAGCGTCTTCCACTTCGGGGAGCTGACCGTCGCCGAGGTCAAGGACGCGCTGCGCGGGGCCGGGCACCCCGTCCGCTGA
- a CDS encoding low temperature requirement protein A: protein MRWPRGILPNAPGSRTTRLELFYDLVFVFAFLNVTTVTAHNLDTRGLVRFLVVLALLWWCWSGFAALGNVVRTDQGIAPLVGFAVSAAVFVLALSLPKAFVDHPGGLPGPVVFAVCYFLVRATQVTIFLWAVRSDREVRRRAPVLVLPFLTATGLILTAALVPQRLFDGSAEMGVRLALWVAALGAEYGAGLAQHRAGWTVLSAGHWAERHALIIMVALGESIIALGLGPGPNAALPLTWPVIVAALLGIAVVAALWWAYFDTLALAMEQVLHRTRERRTRAGLARDVYTYLHLPLITGVILFALGLKGLIYEGADPATPRWGVPLPGFDLLALFGGVALYLLTLIMLGSRMLGAARWPSIGGVALLVALTPVAGRLPELVALAMLAVAAVLTVAVQTVVDRPRRRRVRQVALEEQLASEVEQTRWRGHHL, encoded by the coding sequence ATGCGGTGGCCGCGCGGGATCCTGCCGAACGCACCGGGTTCCCGCACCACCCGGCTCGAACTCTTCTACGACCTCGTCTTCGTCTTCGCCTTCCTCAACGTCACCACGGTGACCGCTCACAACCTGGATACCCGCGGGCTGGTCCGGTTCCTGGTGGTGCTCGCCCTGCTCTGGTGGTGCTGGAGTGGCTTCGCCGCGCTGGGCAACGTGGTCCGCACCGATCAGGGAATCGCGCCGCTGGTCGGGTTCGCCGTCTCCGCCGCCGTCTTCGTGCTCGCGCTGAGCCTGCCCAAGGCGTTCGTCGACCACCCTGGCGGGTTGCCCGGCCCGGTGGTCTTCGCCGTCTGCTACTTCCTGGTCCGCGCGACCCAGGTGACGATCTTCCTATGGGCCGTGCGCAGCGACCGGGAGGTGCGTCGGCGTGCACCCGTCCTGGTCCTGCCGTTCCTGACGGCGACGGGGCTCATCCTGACCGCCGCGCTGGTGCCGCAGCGGCTCTTCGACGGCAGCGCCGAGATGGGCGTCCGGCTGGCGTTGTGGGTCGCCGCGCTCGGCGCGGAGTACGGCGCCGGCCTGGCCCAGCACCGCGCCGGGTGGACGGTGCTCTCGGCGGGACACTGGGCGGAGCGGCACGCGTTGATCATCATGGTGGCGCTCGGCGAGTCGATCATCGCGTTGGGGCTCGGGCCGGGCCCCAACGCCGCCCTGCCGCTGACCTGGCCGGTGATCGTCGCGGCGCTGCTCGGCATCGCGGTGGTCGCGGCGCTGTGGTGGGCGTACTTCGACACCCTCGCCCTGGCCATGGAGCAGGTGCTGCACCGCACCCGGGAGCGGCGTACCCGCGCCGGGCTGGCCCGGGACGTGTACACCTACCTGCACCTGCCGCTGATCACGGGCGTGATCCTCTTCGCCCTCGGCCTCAAGGGACTCATCTACGAGGGCGCCGACCCGGCGACCCCGCGGTGGGGGGTGCCGCTGCCCGGCTTCGACCTGCTGGCCCTCTTCGGCGGCGTCGCGCTCTACCTGCTCACGCTGATCATGCTCGGCAGCCGGATGCTGGGGGCGGCGCGCTGGCCGTCGATCGGCGGGGTGGCGCTGCTCGTCGCGCTGACCCCGGTGGCCGGGCGACTGCCGGAACTGGTCGCCCTGGCCATGCTGGCGGTGGCCGCCGTGCTCACGGTCGCGGTGCAGACGGTCGTCGACCGCCCGCGGCGGCGGCGCGTGCGGCAGGTGGCGCTGGAGGAGCAGCTCGCCTCCGAGGTGGAGCAGACCCGGTGGCGGGGGCACCACCTCTGA
- a CDS encoding terpene synthase, which translates to MRTFAVSALREPPFPARQHDATARVAWESTEWALGHGLIANGHRLHRLRRADAAGLAGRACPEGPVDGLRLLTDLISWLFVMDDACDEDGLGDSPTRLAPTVAALLDVLDGHGGRTDGPATAAGPLGEALGDLCRRAHAAGGPVALLRFVGDVREYLLALLWEAANREHGRAPGLAEYVQMRRHTGGVHPSFTLTELAAGALPGATQRTEPSLVALDLLAADLVCWCNDVFSYGKEHLGQPDAHNLVAVIAAGRADGDESAALRAAADRFNEGLTAYLATEAALLATGDDGLRPALTARRNWIRATYDWSLGAARYA; encoded by the coding sequence ATGCGGACCTTCGCGGTCTCGGCGCTACGGGAACCCCCCTTTCCCGCGCGCCAGCACGACGCCACCGCACGGGTGGCGTGGGAGAGCACCGAGTGGGCGCTCGGCCACGGGCTGATCGCTAACGGGCACCGGCTGCACCGGCTGCGCCGGGCCGACGCCGCCGGGCTGGCCGGGCGGGCCTGCCCGGAGGGCCCGGTGGACGGGCTGCGACTGCTCACCGACCTGATCTCCTGGCTGTTCGTGATGGACGACGCCTGCGACGAGGACGGCCTCGGCGACTCCCCCACCCGGCTGGCGCCGACCGTGGCCGCCCTCCTGGACGTCCTGGACGGCCACGGGGGACGGACCGACGGGCCGGCGACCGCGGCCGGGCCGCTCGGCGAGGCGCTGGGCGACCTGTGCCGACGGGCCCACGCCGCCGGCGGGCCCGTGGCGCTGCTGCGCTTCGTCGGCGACGTGCGGGAGTACCTGCTGGCGCTGCTCTGGGAGGCGGCGAACCGGGAGCACGGGCGGGCGCCGGGGCTGGCCGAGTACGTCCAGATGCGCCGGCACACCGGAGGGGTCCACCCCAGCTTCACCCTCACCGAGCTGGCCGCCGGGGCGCTGCCGGGCGCGACCCAGCGCACCGAGCCGTCGCTGGTCGCCCTCGACCTGCTCGCCGCCGACCTGGTCTGCTGGTGCAACGACGTCTTCTCGTACGGCAAGGAGCACCTCGGCCAGCCGGACGCGCACAACCTGGTCGCGGTGATCGCCGCGGGGCGGGCGGACGGCGACGAGTCGGCGGCCCTGCGGGCGGCGGCCGACCGGTTCAACGAGGGCCTGACGGCGTACCTGGCGACGGAGGCGGCGCTGCTCGCCACGGGCGACGACGGCCTGCGGCCGGCCCTCACCGCGCGGCGCAACTGGATCCGGGCCACCTACGACTGGTCGCTGGGGGCGGCCCGGTACGCCTGA
- a CDS encoding long-chain fatty acid--CoA ligase — protein sequence MALDVPYRSIPDMFLKRVAASPDRDAFAHPAPDDSGPVWLSWEQMARRAKAVAAGLHGLGVGLEDPVAILANTRLDWVVADLGIMCAGGATTTVYPTTEPDDATYIIADSGSRVLFAENPAQAAKIAGADLPALTHVVLFDGAADPAAAVPQLTLAELEEQGARALAAEPDLIDMLVAGIGPEHLATLIYTSGTTGRPKGVELLHGGWCWEGVAQAELGLLRENDLQYLWLPLSHSFGKTLLCGAIHVGLPTYVDGRVDKLVELLSVIRPTLMCGAPRVFEKVYNKAVTTAQDSGGAKAKIFAWGVRVGKEKVALEQAGRPLPTGLKLKYAVAEKLVFSKLQARLGGRIRVLVSGAAPLSPEIATFFAAANLPISEGYGLTETSAGNFVNPPDGLRIGTVGKAMGDLECRIDTDGEILVRGRPVMRGYHNLPEETAASFTEDGFFRTGDIGTLDADGYLKITDRKKDLVKTSGGKYIAPSHIEGMFKATCPYTSQAVVIGQARNYCTMLVTLDPDAIKGWAAGTPLEGRDYADIVASPEAKAMVEGYVAELNAKLNRWETIKKVAILPRDLTIEDGEITPSLKIKRRGVESNFAGEIEKMYAGTLAEL from the coding sequence ATGGCTCTCGATGTACCGTACCGTTCCATCCCCGACATGTTCCTCAAGCGCGTGGCGGCGTCCCCCGACCGTGACGCCTTCGCCCACCCGGCCCCCGACGACTCCGGGCCGGTCTGGCTGAGCTGGGAGCAGATGGCCCGTCGCGCCAAGGCGGTCGCCGCCGGGCTGCACGGCCTCGGTGTCGGCCTGGAGGATCCGGTCGCGATCCTGGCGAACACCCGGCTCGACTGGGTGGTCGCCGACCTCGGCATCATGTGTGCCGGCGGCGCTACCACCACCGTCTACCCCACGACGGAGCCCGACGACGCGACCTACATCATCGCCGACTCCGGCTCCCGGGTGCTGTTCGCCGAGAACCCGGCCCAGGCCGCCAAGATCGCGGGCGCCGACCTGCCGGCGCTGACCCACGTCGTGCTCTTCGACGGCGCCGCCGACCCGGCCGCCGCCGTTCCCCAGCTCACCCTCGCCGAGCTGGAGGAGCAGGGCGCCCGCGCGCTGGCCGCCGAGCCCGACCTGATCGACATGCTGGTCGCCGGGATCGGCCCCGAGCACCTGGCCACGCTGATCTACACCTCGGGCACCACCGGGCGCCCGAAGGGCGTCGAGCTGCTGCACGGCGGCTGGTGCTGGGAGGGCGTGGCCCAGGCCGAGCTGGGGCTGCTCCGCGAGAACGACCTGCAGTACCTCTGGCTGCCGCTGTCGCACTCGTTCGGCAAGACCCTGCTCTGCGGGGCGATCCACGTGGGTCTGCCGACGTACGTCGACGGCCGGGTGGACAAGCTGGTCGAGCTGCTCTCGGTGATCCGGCCGACGCTGATGTGCGGCGCGCCCCGGGTGTTCGAGAAGGTCTACAACAAGGCGGTGACCACCGCGCAGGACAGCGGCGGCGCGAAGGCGAAGATCTTCGCCTGGGGCGTCCGGGTCGGCAAGGAGAAGGTCGCCCTGGAGCAGGCCGGCAGGCCCCTCCCGACGGGGCTGAAGCTGAAGTACGCGGTGGCCGAGAAGCTGGTGTTCAGCAAGCTCCAGGCTCGCCTCGGCGGCCGGATCCGGGTCCTCGTCTCCGGCGCCGCCCCGCTCAGCCCGGAGATCGCCACCTTCTTCGCCGCGGCGAACCTGCCGATCTCCGAGGGCTACGGCCTCACCGAGACCAGCGCCGGCAACTTCGTCAACCCGCCGGACGGGCTGCGGATCGGCACCGTCGGCAAGGCGATGGGCGACCTGGAGTGCCGGATCGACACCGACGGCGAGATCCTGGTGCGCGGCCGGCCGGTGATGCGCGGCTACCACAACCTGCCGGAGGAGACCGCGGCCTCGTTCACCGAGGACGGCTTCTTCCGCACCGGCGACATCGGCACGCTGGACGCCGACGGCTACCTCAAGATCACCGACCGGAAGAAGGACCTGGTCAAGACCTCGGGCGGCAAGTACATCGCGCCCTCGCACATCGAGGGGATGTTCAAGGCCACCTGCCCGTACACCTCGCAGGCGGTGGTCATCGGCCAGGCACGCAACTACTGCACGATGCTGGTCACGCTGGACCCGGACGCGATCAAGGGCTGGGCCGCCGGCACCCCGCTGGAGGGCCGCGACTACGCCGACATCGTCGCCTCGCCGGAGGCGAAGGCCATGGTCGAGGGGTACGTGGCCGAGCTCAACGCCAAGCTCAACCGCTGGGAGACGATCAAGAAGGTCGCCATCCTGCCGCGCGACCTGACCATCGAGGACGGCGAGATCACCCCGTCCCTCAAGATCAAGCGCCGCGGCGTGGAGAGCAACTTCGCCGGCGAGATCGAGAAGATGTACGCGGGCACGCTGGCCGAACTCTGA